One Setaria italica strain Yugu1 chromosome II, Setaria_italica_v2.0, whole genome shotgun sequence DNA segment encodes these proteins:
- the LOC101753323 gene encoding hsp70 nucleotide exchange factor FES1 yields MAGAKQPLRCRIPALLAAVLATALLLFSPAAGAVEKGSNRSSLFGQPRQWATGKDEGEILAEAEARGSGGGEESVTGDQGREFDSLDGMLQWAIGNSDPDKLREKAAELERLSADELLKRQMEIKELMEKLKMPSDADLMKIAIADLNNSSVSLEDRQRALQELLVLVEPIDNANDLDKLGGLLPLIQELNNTDEGIRTTSAWVLGKASQNNALVQNQILGYGALERLVNMGYSSSAAEAAKSLYAISSLIRDNEHGQELFLSENGYAMLQHILSTASTNIRLQKKVVSLLAYVADFQLSAGKSQAPFLSNHLFIKSVVDMISAPDLDLEEKALLAVRSLLQLTSADASDLQKFSGLDGTLDALRVQLDELTSQEERREYALEVEILRREVQIMFQQKFNQVLQHQMKNDK; encoded by the exons ATGGCGGGGGCGAAACAGCCTCTCCGCTGCCGCATCccggcgctcctcgccgccgtcttgGCCACCGCCCTGCTCCTGTTCTCTCCGGCAGCGGGGGCGGTGGAGAAAGGGTCGAACAGGTCGTCGTTGTTCGGGCAGCCGAGGCAGTGGGCCACGGGCAAGGACGAGGGGGAGATTCTCGCTGAGGCCGAAGctcgcggcagcggcggaggagaggagtcGGTGACGGGGGACCAGGGGCGCGAGTTCGATTCGCTGGATGGCATGCTGCAGTGGGCGATTG GGAACTCTGACCCGGATAAGTTGAGAGAAAAAGCTGCAGAATTGGAGAGGTTATCAGCGGATGAGTTACTCAAGCGGCAGATGGAGATTAAG GAGCTGATGGAGAAGTTAAAGATGCCATCAGATGCTGACTTGATGAAGATTGCTATTGCTGACTTAAATAATTCCTCTGTTTCTCTGGAGGACCGCCAGCGTGCACTGCAAGAGCTTTTAGTTCTCGTTGAGCCCATCGACAATGCTAATG ACCTTGACAAACTTGGAGGCCTTCTTCCGTTGATTCAGGAACTTAACAACACAGATGAAGGAATAAGGACTACATCAGCATGGGTGCTGGGTAAAGCCAGTCAGAATAATGCTCTTGTCCAAAACCAG ATCCTTGGTTATGGAGCATTGGAAAGATTAGTGAACATGGGTTATTCCAGTTCTGCAGCAGAAGCTGCAAAGTCATTGTATGCTATATCCTCTTTGATTAGGGACAATGAACATGGCCAGGAGCTCTTCCTTTCAGAAAATGGGTATGCAATGTTGCAG CACATACTGTCAACAGCTAGCACCAATATCCGGCTTCAGAAAAAGGTCGTGTCTTTACTGGCATATGTAGCTGACTTTCAGCTAAGTGCAGGAAAGTCACAGGCTCCATTCTTAAGCAATCACCTTTTCATAAAATCTGTAGTTGACATGATATCAGCTCCTGACCTTGACCTTGAGGAGAAG GCTTTGTTAGCTGTTAGGAGTCTGCTGCAGCTTACTTCAGCTGATGCCTCAGATCTTCAGAAGTTTTCAGGCCTGGATGGTACCCTGGACGCATTGAGAGTACAATTGGACGAGTTGACATCCCAAGAGGAACGAAGAGAGTATGCTTTGGAAGTTGAAATCCTGCGGAGAGAAGTCCAGATCATGTTCCAACAGAAATTCAATCAGGTATTgcaacatcaaatgaaaaatgaCAAATGA
- the LOC101762656 gene encoding uncharacterized protein LOC101762656, which translates to MARLAAVAVAFAAIAAVAGAAESYYASVENHLPERGMKLVCQALGGMFLTELSVVPRGRVPHGKAGRRVAELMVEGDRSGWVRCNWAYAGNYVAGLTLLDSRWPEARRCRDPAGEGLCRILFEHDTVFLKTPGGGVRVIGDLPVKRCRRHWLLFSTECSYPDHPYPYAGRRLGNAFQYFAI; encoded by the coding sequence ATGGCACGcctcgccgccgtggccgtggccttCGCAGCCATcgccgcggtggccggcgccgcTGAGTCCTACTACGCGTCCGTGGAGAACCACCTCCCCGAGCGCGGCATGAAGCTGGTGTGCCAGGCGCTGGGCGGCATGTTCCTTACAGAGCTCAGCGTGGTGCCCCGGGGGCGCGTTCCCCACGGCAAGGCCGGGCGGCGCGTCGCCGAGCTGATGGTGGAGGGCGACCGGAGCGGGTGGGTGCGCTGCAACTGGGCGTACGCCGGCAACTACGTCGCCGGCCTCACCCTGCTCGACTCGCGGTGGCCGGAGGCCCGGAGGTGCCGAGATCCCGCCGGCGAGGGCCTCTGCCGCATCTTGTTCGAGCACGACACCGTGTTCCTCAAGAcgcccggcggcggggtgcgcgTCATCGGCGACCTGCCGGTGAAGCGGTGCCGACGGCACTGGCTGCTCTTCAGCACCGAGTGCTCGTACCCGGACCACCCCTATCCCTACGCCGGCCGGCGCCTCGGCAACGCCTTCCAATACTTCGCCATCTGA